The Thalassomonas actiniarum genome contains the following window.
AAAGGTAATTCAACCGGGGCAGACAAACAGGAAAAGACATAAAACCGGCCGGAGCGAACAACCGGTTCTATGTTGCTAACACAAGAAGAGATTAATGCTCGGGTGCATCAATAAGAACAACTTCACAATTACTCAGGGCGGTGATAGTCACGGTTTTACTTTTACTTACTTCGGCACCGTCTCCCTTGTTCATGATGCTCTTTGAGCTGCTGTCCTGGATCTCAAAAGTGCCGTCAGAGGCGAGAATATACGCCTGATGGTTAATGGTATGTTCAAACTTCACCCCTTTGGTCAGCTTACCGCCAAAAATCCGCGCTTTTTGATGAATAAACAGGGCATCTCCCTTATCTTCCGGGTAGCCGGAAACCAGGAGCTGCAATTCGGTAGACACCGCCTTGGTTGGAAAGATTTTACTGTCCCATCTCGGCTGAACGTTGTAACTGTCGGTTTCTATCCAGATCTGATAAAACGTCAGTGGTGTCTTGGTCAGGTTATATTCCGAATGTACTATGCCCCGTCCTGCGCTCATCACCTGGATTTCACCGGCTTGTACCGTGCCCTTATTGCCGGTGCTGTCCTGGTGGCTGATGGCGCCGGTACGGATATAACTGATGATTTCCATATTTTTATGCGGATGCGAACCAAAGCCGGTACCCGGTTGTACCCAGTCGTCATTCACTACACGTAAGGTGCCAAAGCCCATGCGTCTGGGATTATAATAATTGGCAAAGCTGAAATGATGGCTGGATTTAAGCCAGCCATGATTGGCTTTACCTAAACGGTTATAAGCATAATGCGTGATCATCTTTATTTCCTTGTGACTGGCGAGCAGTACCTGAATTGGCGCAACTGATTCGCTAAAGTGTGTTTTCGCTATTGCCCTTTGGTGAAATGAGCCCTGCTGGGGCGTGCACTTAACTGTGCTTAAGGGTTCCGCTCCAATAGCGCTGTCGGGATCTGGCATCATTGTAGGGATTTGCCTGAGCGGAAAAAGAGCGAATATCTGATTGAAGTGTTCTAATAATTTGAACATAGCCAACAGACAAGGTTATTTACATTTAAAGATCATAAGCTTATCGGCATTCAAATAGAGAAGCTGTTAACCTTACTATTAAAAAATAGCCACAACCACCCCTTCCCGGTTAAACATCAGCGTAAAGCAATCACCTGTATTGGAGCCCCTATGAAAATACAAACAGTAGTCAAAGAAGATCATCAGGAACTGGTGGACTTATGGGAGGCCTCGGTAAGAGCCAGCCATGACTTTTTAAGCGAAGCCGATATTGAGTTTTTAAAACCGTTAATTTTAAATGACTATCTCGATGCGGTAACCCTGAGGTGCATTAAAGATAACAGCCATACTATCCTGGGTTTTCTCGGGATCGCCGGGGGCAATATTGAAATGTTATTTGTGCTGCCCGCTAACCGGGGACAGGGGGTAGGTAAAGCGCTGACCCGTTATGCCATTGAAGAATTGGCTGCCACTAAGGTCGATGTCAACGAGCAGAACCCGCAGGCGCTGGCTTTCTATCAAAAACAAGGCTTTAAAATAACCGGCCGCTCCCCGCTGGACGGACAGGGAAAACCTTTCCCTTTATTGCACCTGTCGCTGTAGCGGCAATAGTGCCAATAAATTTTCCGGCCCGAAAGCCGGGACTTGTGCTAAGTTATAGCCAATAAAAACATCTGCCGCCAGGTAAAGGCGGCCGATAGATGCAAGAGCAAAAATATGAAAACAGGTACCTTAACCCGGCAGACATTGTTAAGTAACATTTATGCCGGTACCACCCGGGATTACTGGCTGTATGTCCCAACGCAATATTCGCCTGAGCATCCCGCCAACCTCATGGTGTTTCAGGATGGCGAAAGCTATCTCGACAGCAAGAAGCCCATGCAGGTACCGGCGGTCATGGATACGATGATCGCCGCCAACGAGATCCCGCCCACGGTTTGTCTCTTCGTCAACCCCGGAGAAGTGATCACGCCAACCAGGGCGGAACACCATCCCGACAGCCAGCGCAGCTTCGAATATGATACCGTCAGCGACCAGTACAGCCGCTTCCTGATTAATGAGTTGCTGCCACAGGCGCTTGCCGGACTGAACATAACCAAAGATCCCGAAAACCGCGTTATTGCCGGTTTTAGCTCGGGAGGCATTTGCGCCTGGTCGGTAGCCTGGTTCCGCAGCGATATTTTTGGCAAGGTACTGAGCCATTGCGGCAGTTTTGTCGATATCCGCGGCGGCGGCAAATACCCCTACCTGATCAGGAATGAAGCACCGAAGCCGATCAAGATGTATTTCCAAAGCGGCAGCCATGATCTCGATACCCGTTACGGCAACTGGGCTTTGGGCAACAAACAAATGGCGGCGGCCCTGCACTTTAAGGATTATCACTATCACTTTGAATTTGGCAACCAGGCACACAACCTGATCCACGGCGCGCAATTATTAAAAGAATCCCTGCTGTGGTTATTTGCCGGGAATAAAGAAACCAGTGCAGCCCCGGGGGAAAACCATGAGTGAAGATGCCATTTTTATCAGCGACTATAACCCCGACTGGCCCGGTTTGTTCCAGGCAGAAAAAAGCTTTTTATCCGGGCTGTTGCCGCAGTTTATCACCGGCAGCATTGAGCATGTCGGCAGTACTTCGGTGCCGGGACTGGCGGCCAAGCCGGTGATAGATATTATGCTCGGGGTAAAAAGCCTGGCAGAGTCCCAAGGGGCAATAGAGATCTTATCCGCCAACGGTTATTGCTATTATCCTTACAAGAGCGATGTAATGCACTGGTTTTGCAAGCCGACGCCGGAGATCCGCACCCACCACCTGCACCTGGTGCCTTTTAACAGCCCGTTATGGCTTGAACGCCTGGCATTTCGCGACCATTTACGTAATCACCCGCAAGATGCCGCAGCATATTGCGAATTAAAAAGGAAACTCGCCCGGGAGCACAGGCAGGACCGCGAGCTATATACCCAAAAGAAATGGCCTTTTATCCAGGCGCTGTTAACCAAGATTAAAGAGGGATCACATGCAAAATAATCTGATATTTTTACCTGTATTAGTCAATATCGCCATCGTGTTTGTCTTATATATCCGCCTTGCCAAAACCAAGGCGAAAGCGATACAGCAGGGTCAGGTCGACCAGGCAAGGCGGGCCTTACATGACGATGCCTGGCCCGACAATGTCCGCCAGATCAATAACTGTATCCGCAACCAGTTCGAACTGCCGGTACTCTTCTATGTGCTGACTTTTATCCTCTGGGCCATGGAGTTCACTAATCTTTATGTCCAGCTGATTGCCTGGGCATTTGTCTTTAGCCGCATCGCCCACGCCGTGATCCACACCGGATCCAACTATGTGCCCCACAGGAAAAAGGTATTTACTTTTGGTTGTATATTATTGATTTTGTTAACCTCCTTTATTGCCGCCAGCATTTTATTTCAAGCCTTTTAAACCGGAGCCGGTATGCAATACGATGTCACGACCCCCGAACAATATATCGCGGCCTTAGCCGACGACTGGCGCCTCGATACCCTGGAGCAGCTCAGGAAGCTGATTAAAACCTCGGCGCCTTTTTTAAACGAAGGCATAACATATAAAATGCTCAGCTACAGCGACCACAGCGGCAGCTTGTTTCACCTGAATGCACAAAAACATTATGTCAGCCTTTACGTCGGCAACATCAGCGCCATTGATGAGCAGGGAGAGTTATTGGCCGGTTTAGATCTCGGCAAAGGCTGTATCCGGTTCAAAAAGTCTGTACCTGTTGCCAATACCCAGATTCAGGCCTTTATCAGTAAAGCAATAGCATTACACCGGGCAGGCAAGAATATCGGCTGTTAACCCCAAGCTGTCCGTCAATAAATCAGCTCATGGAAAGCAAAAACATCAATCAGATTAATGAATATAAGCGCAGGATCAATACGGTATTGGATCATCTGGAGCAGCATTACGCCAGCGAACAAAGCCTGGAAACCTTAGCCGGTATTGCCAATTTTTCTCCCTTTCATTTTCACCATATTTTCAAAGCGATCGTCGGCGAGTCCCTGTATAAATATATCCAGCGCATCCGCATAGAAAAAGCCGCCCACCAGCTGAAGTACCAAAAGCAAAAATCGGTAACTGCCATCGCCCTGGACTGCGGTTTCAGCAACTCGGCTTCTTTCGCCCGCACCTTTAAAGAATATTTTGCCATGAGCGCTACCGCCTGGCGTAAAACACCGGAGCAGCGATTTAGCAAGAATTGCAAAGTACAAAGCAAAAGCTGGCAAAAGAACAGCATATCTTCCCTGTATATTGACCCTGAAACCAATCAAAAACAGTGGAATTTAGATATGTTAACCAGAAAAAATGTCACCATAGAAGTCAGTAACTTACCTGAGGTTCAGCTGGCTTATCTGCGCCATATCGGACCTTTTAAAGGCCAGCAGAAAAAGTGGGCGCAACTGTTTGAAAAATTAATGACCTGGGGGACCGCCCATGATCTGGTCAGCTGCCCCGGCACCCGGTTTTTTACCGTGTTTCGCGACGGGTTAAAAATCACGGATTTCGAAAAGTTTAAATCCGATGTCTGTATTTCCGTGCCCCCCGGCAGCAAGTCCGACGGCGATATCGGCATCTCGGTTTTGCCCGGCGGCAAATACGCCAGCGCCCACTTTGAAATTGACGCCGACGAATATCAGCAGGCCTGGGATATACTCTACAGTGACTGGCTGCCCGGCAGCGGTTATATGCCGGATGACAGGTGCGCCTTTGAGGAGTACCTGAACGATCCCAATCAGCACCCGCAAAACAAGCATGCTATTAAAATATATATTCCGGTAACCGCAATATAACTTAGGGTTTATAGATAAAAAACCGCCATATCAAACAGAGAAAACTTCTGCCTGATATGGCACAAAATATCTGGGGAGTCTTGCAGTCCCGTTAAGCCATTAGCCGTTACTTTTGTTTAAGGAATTTTCCCCGCCACCAGCCAATGACGTTGGCCAGTACCAACAAAACAATAACGGCTGAAATACCATGATAGAGATAGTGAGCCAAACCTTCTCCCAGCACATGATCGGTATGGGCCAGCGCCTGGCCGGAGATCAAACTGGCAATAAAAATGAAGGTTATTTTAATAACAGTGAATAGTCGCATCTTGCCCTCTTCTTGTTAAGGTTCATTATTTATGATTGAGTTACAGCTAACGGCTGCAACATGCCTTCGCGTTCGATAAAACCGATAATGTCACTCAGTCCCTGCTCGGTTTTCATATTGGCAAAAACAAAAGGTTTATCGCCGCGCATTTTTTTCGCATCCCGATCCATCACCTCCAGCGAGGCTCCCACCATATCCGCCAGATCGATTTTATTGATGATCAGTAAATCCGACTTAGTGATCCCCGGCCCGCCCTTGCGGGGAATTTTATCGCCGGCGGAAACGTCAATCACATACAGGGTCAAGTCCGAGAGTTCCGGACTGAAAGTCGCGCTTAAGTTATCGCCGCCGCTTTCCACCAAAACAAAATCCAGATCGGGAAAACTTTGCTGAAAATCATCTATCGCGGCCAGGTTCATGGACGCATCCTCGCGGATCGCGGTATGGGGGCAACCGCCGGTTTCCACCCCGACAATACGCTCCGCCGCCAGGGCATCGTGGCGGGTAAGAAACTCGGCATCTTCCCGGGTATAGATATCATTGGTCACCACCGCCATATCGTATTTATCCCGCAATGCCAGACACAGGCACCTTAATAGCGCGGTTTTCCCCGAGCCGACAGGGCCGCCGACCCCTATCCTTAATACTTGTTTTTTTCTCATCTCTTCTCCTAAAAACACTCAAAGTAAATTTCCTGCCAAACACTTTCTATGAACGAAAAAGGCGACTGTACTGGCTCTCATGCCAGGCACTGGCCATGGCGAGTCCAGGCAGGCTGGCGCCGATATCTTCATCAACAAGCTGGTCGGCCCGGCTCACGGCCTGTGCCACTTCCCGGCTTAAACTAAACAGCAGATTTTGTCCCTGGGTTTGTCCGAGCGGGATTAACTTGGTCGCCGCCGCCACCTGGTTATCGATAAAGGTCCAGCAATAGCCGCTTAAGGTGCTGGCCAGATCTATGTCCCACAAATAGGCCGCCAGGGCGAAAGCGCAGACAAAGCTGATTTCCGGCAGCTCAATTAACGCCTGATACCCGACAAGCTCTATATCATCCAACCCCGCCAGCAAACGCATCAGGGCCTTGCCCATGACCACATCCGCCAGCCGTAATTCCTTGCTTTCCCTGCAGGCAATCAGCTGTTGGTTCCAGTGAATAACCTGCGCCATATTTTGCTGGTCAATCGCAAGATATAACCGCTTTAGCAGTGCCAAATCGGTATAAGTGATGCCCTGGCACAGGTTCAAGGCAATCCAGCTGTGGGCACTGGCCTGGTCTTTTACCCAGTTTTTTTCTGTGGCGTATTCCAGCCCCTGGGAAAAAGAAAAACCGCCCACGGGTAAGTTGGCACTACACAGTTGCAATAAGCGGTTAAGCTGCAGCGGCGCCATAGCGGCCTGAGCAACAGCAGTCCCCCGTTCGCCACTACTATTCATGGGCATGCTCATGAAAATGGCCATGATGATGACCATGGCTAT
Protein-coding sequences here:
- a CDS encoding pirin family protein yields the protein MITHYAYNRLGKANHGWLKSSHHFSFANYYNPRRMGFGTLRVVNDDWVQPGTGFGSHPHKNMEIISYIRTGAISHQDSTGNKGTVQAGEIQVMSAGRGIVHSEYNLTKTPLTFYQIWIETDSYNVQPRWDSKIFPTKAVSTELQLLVSGYPEDKGDALFIHQKARIFGGKLTKGVKFEHTINHQAYILASDGTFEIQDSSSKSIMNKGDGAEVSKSKTVTITALSNCEVVLIDAPEH
- a CDS encoding GNAT family N-acetyltransferase, whose protein sequence is MKIQTVVKEDHQELVDLWEASVRASHDFLSEADIEFLKPLILNDYLDAVTLRCIKDNSHTILGFLGIAGGNIEMLFVLPANRGQGVGKALTRYAIEELAATKVDVNEQNPQALAFYQKQGFKITGRSPLDGQGKPFPLLHLSL
- a CDS encoding alpha/beta hydrolase; the protein is MKTGTLTRQTLLSNIYAGTTRDYWLYVPTQYSPEHPANLMVFQDGESYLDSKKPMQVPAVMDTMIAANEIPPTVCLFVNPGEVITPTRAEHHPDSQRSFEYDTVSDQYSRFLINELLPQALAGLNITKDPENRVIAGFSSGGICAWSVAWFRSDIFGKVLSHCGSFVDIRGGGKYPYLIRNEAPKPIKMYFQSGSHDLDTRYGNWALGNKQMAAALHFKDYHYHFEFGNQAHNLIHGAQLLKESLLWLFAGNKETSAAPGENHE
- a CDS encoding GrpB family protein, producing the protein MSEDAIFISDYNPDWPGLFQAEKSFLSGLLPQFITGSIEHVGSTSVPGLAAKPVIDIMLGVKSLAESQGAIEILSANGYCYYPYKSDVMHWFCKPTPEIRTHHLHLVPFNSPLWLERLAFRDHLRNHPQDAAAYCELKRKLAREHRQDRELYTQKKWPFIQALLTKIKEGSHAK
- a CDS encoding MAPEG family protein; protein product: MQNNLIFLPVLVNIAIVFVLYIRLAKTKAKAIQQGQVDQARRALHDDAWPDNVRQINNCIRNQFELPVLFYVLTFILWAMEFTNLYVQLIAWAFVFSRIAHAVIHTGSNYVPHRKKVFTFGCILLILLTSFIAASILFQAF
- a CDS encoding iron chaperone; protein product: MQYDVTTPEQYIAALADDWRLDTLEQLRKLIKTSAPFLNEGITYKMLSYSDHSGSLFHLNAQKHYVSLYVGNISAIDEQGELLAGLDLGKGCIRFKKSVPVANTQIQAFISKAIALHRAGKNIGC
- a CDS encoding AraC family transcriptional regulator, which translates into the protein MESKNINQINEYKRRINTVLDHLEQHYASEQSLETLAGIANFSPFHFHHIFKAIVGESLYKYIQRIRIEKAAHQLKYQKQKSVTAIALDCGFSNSASFARTFKEYFAMSATAWRKTPEQRFSKNCKVQSKSWQKNSISSLYIDPETNQKQWNLDMLTRKNVTIEVSNLPEVQLAYLRHIGPFKGQQKKWAQLFEKLMTWGTAHDLVSCPGTRFFTVFRDGLKITDFEKFKSDVCISVPPGSKSDGDIGISVLPGGKYASAHFEIDADEYQQAWDILYSDWLPGSGYMPDDRCAFEEYLNDPNQHPQNKHAIKIYIPVTAI
- the ureG gene encoding urease accessory protein UreG, giving the protein MRKKQVLRIGVGGPVGSGKTALLRCLCLALRDKYDMAVVTNDIYTREDAEFLTRHDALAAERIVGVETGGCPHTAIREDASMNLAAIDDFQQSFPDLDFVLVESGGDNLSATFSPELSDLTLYVIDVSAGDKIPRKGGPGITKSDLLIINKIDLADMVGASLEVMDRDAKKMRGDKPFVFANMKTEQGLSDIIGFIEREGMLQPLAVTQS
- a CDS encoding urease accessory protein UreF, coding for MNSSGERGTAVAQAAMAPLQLNRLLQLCSANLPVGGFSFSQGLEYATEKNWVKDQASAHSWIALNLCQGITYTDLALLKRLYLAIDQQNMAQVIHWNQQLIACRESKELRLADVVMGKALMRLLAGLDDIELVGYQALIELPEISFVCAFALAAYLWDIDLASTLSGYCWTFIDNQVAAATKLIPLGQTQGQNLLFSLSREVAQAVSRADQLVDEDIGASLPGLAMASAWHESQYSRLFRS